A window of Blattabacterium cuenoti contains these coding sequences:
- the rplU gene encoding 50S ribosomal protein L21, whose translation MIYAIANIRGIQFKFIENKYLYIPFNCDMVLGTKVVFDQVLFFYKNGLVQIGSPFLETIQIKVEILKHVKGNKIIIFKKKRRKGYKVKRGFKPKFTKLKVMNFVEK comes from the coding sequence CAATTTAAATTTATTGAAAATAAATATTTATATATTCCTTTTAATTGTGATATGGTATTAGGAACAAAAGTTGTTTTTGATCAAGTATTGTTTTTTTATAAAAATGGATTAGTTCAAATAGGTAGCCCATTTTTAGAAACAATTCAAATTAAAGTTGAAATTTTGAAACATGTAAAAGGAAATAAAATTATTATTTTTAAAAAAAAAAGAAGAAAAGGATATAAAGTAAAAAGAGGATTTAAACCTAAATTTACCAAGTTAAAAGTGATGAATTTTGTAGAAAAATAA
- the rpmA gene encoding 50S ribosomal protein L27 → MAHKKGSGSSRNGRDSAGRRLGVKVYGNQYIKSGGIIVRQRGTKFFPGKYVGIGKDHTLYAMKNGFVFFKKRKNKLTISIISKKYLAG, encoded by the coding sequence ATGGCACATAAAAAAGGTTCTGGAAGTTCTAGAAATGGTAGAGATTCTGCTGGTCGAAGATTAGGTGTAAAAGTATATGGTAATCAATATATTAAATCTGGTGGTATTATTGTTCGTCAACGTGGAACAAAATTTTTTCCAGGTAAATATGTAGGAATTGGAAAAGATCATACATTATATGCAATGAAAAATGGGTTTGTTTTTTTTAAAAAAAGAAAAAATAAGCTTACAATATCTATTATATCAAAAAAATACTTGGCTGGATAG
- a CDS encoding ribosome-binding factor A, with the protein MNPLQKKKLNSIFYSEIANMLQEEVNKEILKKGILITLIKISFSQNMNLIKGYISIYPFIDEQIINQINYKTKIFRKYLSKKLRYHVKKIPRLNFIILNNSF; encoded by the coding sequence ATGAATCCTCTTCAAAAGAAAAAATTAAATTCAATATTTTATTCAGAAATAGCAAATATGCTTCAAGAAGAAGTCAATAAAGAAATTTTAAAAAAAGGCATTTTAATTACATTAATTAAAATTAGTTTTAGTCAAAATATGAATTTAATAAAAGGATATATTTCAATTTATCCTTTTATAGATGAACAAATTATAAATCAAATTAACTATAAAACTAAAATTTTTAGAAAATATCTTTCTAAAAAATTACGATATCATGTCAAAAAAATTCCTAGATTAAATTTTATTATTTTGAATAATTCTTTCTGA